The Thermoplasmata archaeon DNA window CGTACTCCTCCCACTTGGAGGCAAGTCCCACCGCGGCGAGGGCGACGCCCGCCACGATCGGGAGCAGCACGTAGAACGAGACCGACCAGGCGCCCGGCGGCAGCGAGCCCAGGTGGGGCTGGAAGTAGAGCAGCAGGATGCCGTCGAGGCCGAGCAGCGCCGACACCACGATCGCGTAGACGTGGGCCGACCGGCCGATCCGCAGCTGGAGCAGCGCATCGTCCTTGGCACGCTCCAGGTCCTCCGGCCCCGGCACCGTGACCGAACGGGTCGCGCCGGCCGGTGCCTTCTTCGCCGGGGTCTGCTCCTTCGCCACGGCGCCCCCCCTCGAAGATGGGTCGGCCGTGTTACATTAGACTTCGCTTGAGCGTCTCGCGGGGACCTCGCTCGAACGCGAGCAGGACCGCCGCGGCCCGGGGCCACCGCTCGGGGTCGCGACCGAGCGCTTGCTCGAGTTCGAGCAGGCGCGACCAGGCCGTGCGATCGCCCGCCGCCCTCGCCACGCGCTCGGGTTCGCCTCCGAGTCCGGGCGCGACCGCGAGCGCCTCGCGCCGGACGAAGCCGGCGGCGGCGACCTCGCGCTCGACGCTCGCGACGTCGAGGCGATCGAACGTGCGCGGCGTGGCGCGCCGCGCCGGGAGGGCGACGAAGCCCTCGCGGGCGACCCGGGAGAGGATCACGGCGAGCGGGGAGCGCAGGAGTCGGGCGACCGCACCCGGCGGCAATCGATGCAGATACCGGCTCCGCTCTCCCGGACCCGGCGCGACCTCGAGGATAAGCGTTCCGCCCGGCCCGACCAGCTCGGCGAGTCGACGGAGCGCGCGTCGGCTGTCCGGGCCGGCGAACCCGAGGAGGTTCCCCATCGCGCCGACGGTGCCGAACCCGCCGGGAGCGAACGGCGGGTCGACGGCGTCGCCCCGCACCCGCTGGGGAACGGCCGGCGCTCCCACGCCGTTGGGCCAATGCAGCCGAAGCTCCTCCAGAACCGATCGACCGATGTCGA harbors:
- a CDS encoding class I SAM-dependent methyltransferase → MRHREEGGSGSSRERFRDNDAYRAAREWQRLEGTPQRELFRVLREDFLSRHPGRGPWVLDAGAGPGRFTARLGPPDARDRVALDIGRSVLEELRLHWPNGVGAPAVPQRVRGDAVDPPFAPGGFGTVGAMGNLLGFAGPDSRRALRRLAELVGPGGTLILEVAPGPGERSRYLHRLPPGAVARLLRSPLAVILSRVAREGFVALPARRATPRTFDRLDVASVEREVAAAGFVRREALAVAPGLGGEPERVARAAGDRTAWSRLLELEQALGRDPERWPRAAAVLLAFERGPRETLKRSLM